The sequence below is a genomic window from Flavobacterium sediminilitoris.
ACAAACTTGTTGTTGTAATGAATGAACATCCTAATATGGTAATTTTTGCAAAATCACATACTGATAATAGAGGTAATGATAAATACAACCTAAACTTATCTGAAAGAAGAGCAAAAGCAACTGTTCAATATATCATTTCTAAAGGAATAGATAAAGATAGAATAAGTGGACAAGGTTTTGGTGAAAGTGAACTAAAAGTTCAATGTGATGAATGTACTGAAGAAGAACATTCTCAAAATAGACGTTCTGAATTTTTAATTATTAAAAAATAATATAGCATAACGTTTCTAAAATCTAAAATTTAAAACACGAGCCATCAAATAATTATTTGATGGCTCGTTTGCTTATTTGCTTACTCTAAAAAAATATCTTAAAAACGATTATCACCATCTAAAAGATTCCCTAAGCCTCCTAGCAAGCTTCCTTCTCCTTTATCTTTTCCTCCCATTTGGGGAGCAGACTGAATAACTCTATCAGCTAAACGACTAAAAGGCAAAGATTGAATATAAACATTTCCAGGACCTCTTAATGTTGCAAAGAAAACACCTTCTCCTCCAAAAATAGTATTTTTTATACCTCCTACAAATTCAATATCATATTGTACATCTTTAGTAAAACCTACAATACAACCTGTGTCTACTTTAAGTATTTCACCTGCTTGTAATTCTTTTTTTGCTAATGTTCCACCAGCATGAATAAAAGCCATTCCATCTCCTTCAAGTTTTTGCATTATAAAACCTTCTCCCCCAAATAATCCACGTCCTAATTTTCTAGAAAAATCAATTCCAACGGCAACTCCTTTTGCTGCACATAAAAAAGCATCCTTCTGACAAATAAATTTTCCCCCATACTGTTGCAAATCTATTGGCACAATTTTTCCTGGATATGGAGAGGCAAAGGATACTTTTTTCTTTCCATAATCAATATTTTGATATGCCGTCATAAACAAACTCTCTCCTGTTAACACTCTTTTTCCTGCTGATAATAATTTACCAAAAATTCCACCTTCTTGCTTACTACCATCTCCAAAAATAGTTTCCATTTTAATTCCATTATCCATCATCATAAAGCTTCCTGCTTCAGCAACAACAATCTCTTGCGGATCTAATTCTATTTCTACGTATTGCATTTCTTCACCATAAATATGGTAATCAATTTCATGTGCTTGCATAATTTTATAGTTTTTAATTCTTATTTATTAGTCTAAATCGTTTATAAAATGTTACTTAAAAAAAATCAAAAAATAAAGTCTCGTTATTTACGAGACTTTAAAGTGGTTAATTGCAAATAAAAACATTCTACTATGGCAAAAGAATTTTATCTATAAGATGCACAACACCGTTACTACATTGAATATCTGGAATTACCATATTAGCAGGAGACGTAATCCCGTTACTAACAATAGTAAATACTCCATTTTGGAACACACTATATGTTAATGTTCCTCCTCCAGCAGTTGTTACTGTTGTACTTGTTTGTTCCGATGTAAATGAG
It includes:
- a CDS encoding TIGR00266 family protein, producing MQAHEIDYHIYGEEMQYVEIELDPQEIVVAEAGSFMMMDNGIKMETIFGDGSKQEGGIFGKLLSAGKRVLTGESLFMTAYQNIDYGKKKVSFASPYPGKIVPIDLQQYGGKFICQKDAFLCAAKGVAVGIDFSRKLGRGLFGGEGFIMQKLEGDGMAFIHAGGTLAKKELQAGEILKVDTGCIVGFTKDVQYDIEFVGGIKNTIFGGEGVFFATLRGPGNVYIQSLPFSRLADRVIQSAPQMGGKDKGEGSLLGGLGNLLDGDNRF